In one window of Miscanthus floridulus cultivar M001 chromosome 12, ASM1932011v1, whole genome shotgun sequence DNA:
- the LOC136496840 gene encoding protein PYRICULARIA ORYZAE RESISTANCE 21-like isoform X1: MAGDVLMLCYFLFGNSPMLFVSHVCLQMGILVITVDLECCRCRDKITKVLDSLKEEFCIEKVEFEDKKEKKVVVVRGKFDPEKLCKKVWCKAGKVVKEIIIVDVWPIPPPPKPDKCCCCEHCKPKPDKCCCCEHCKPKPDKCCDCDHCKPKPKPTEEAKPKPKPPPAKIQYKVVPYPYPLPNTGMCQSWPWQCPPQQQCQCCEKPQPPPPPPCSCSSHASCGCGQTPPVWPVWPPQPPVWPPPWAGSNVVADENSCSVM; this comes from the exons ATGGCAGGAGATGTGCTGATGCTCTGCTACTTTCTGTTCGGCAATTCGCCAATGCTATTTGTTTCACATGTTTGTTTGCAGATGGGTATACTGGTGATTACGGTGGACCTAGAATGCTGTCGCTGCAGAGACAAGATCACCAAGGTCCTAGACTCCCTCAAAG AGGAGTTCTGCATCGAGAAGGTGGAGTTCGaggacaagaaagagaagaaggtggTAGTGGTGCGCGGGAAATTCGACCCCGAGAAGCTCTGCAAGAAGGTCTGGTGCAAGGCTGGGAAGGTCGTGAAGGAGATCATCATCGTGGACGTCTGGCCGATTCCACCGCCACCCAAGCCTGACAAATGTTGTTGCTGTGAGCACTGCAAGCCCAAGCCTGACAAATGTTGTTGCTGTGAGCACTGCAAGCCCAAGCCTGACAAATGTTGTGACTGTGACCACTGCAAGCCCAAGCCTAAGCCGACTGAGGAAGCAAAGCCTAAGCCTAAGCCACCGCCGGCCAAAATACAGTACAAGGTTGTGCCGTACCCGTACCCGCTGCCGAACACCGGGATGTGCCAGAGCTGGCCGTGGCAGTGCCCGCCTCAGCAGCAGTGCCAGTGCTGCGAGAAGCCGCAGCCTCCCCCGCCGCCACCGTGCAGCTGTTCGAGCCACGCTAGCTGTGGCTGCGGCCAGACACCGCCGGTCTGGCCTGTCTGGCCACCGCAGCCGCCGGTCTGGCCGCCCCCGTGGGCCGGCAGCAATGTCGTCGCCGATGAGAACTCGTGCTCTGTCATGTGA
- the LOC136496840 gene encoding protein PYRICULARIA ORYZAE RESISTANCE 21-like isoform X2, whose product MGILVITVDLECCRCRDKITKVLDSLKEEFCIEKVEFEDKKEKKVVVVRGKFDPEKLCKKVWCKAGKVVKEIIIVDVWPIPPPPKPDKCCCCEHCKPKPDKCCCCEHCKPKPDKCCDCDHCKPKPKPTEEAKPKPKPPPAKIQYKVVPYPYPLPNTGMCQSWPWQCPPQQQCQCCEKPQPPPPPPCSCSSHASCGCGQTPPVWPVWPPQPPVWPPPWAGSNVVADENSCSVM is encoded by the exons ATGGGTATACTGGTGATTACGGTGGACCTAGAATGCTGTCGCTGCAGAGACAAGATCACCAAGGTCCTAGACTCCCTCAAAG AGGAGTTCTGCATCGAGAAGGTGGAGTTCGaggacaagaaagagaagaaggtggTAGTGGTGCGCGGGAAATTCGACCCCGAGAAGCTCTGCAAGAAGGTCTGGTGCAAGGCTGGGAAGGTCGTGAAGGAGATCATCATCGTGGACGTCTGGCCGATTCCACCGCCACCCAAGCCTGACAAATGTTGTTGCTGTGAGCACTGCAAGCCCAAGCCTGACAAATGTTGTTGCTGTGAGCACTGCAAGCCCAAGCCTGACAAATGTTGTGACTGTGACCACTGCAAGCCCAAGCCTAAGCCGACTGAGGAAGCAAAGCCTAAGCCTAAGCCACCGCCGGCCAAAATACAGTACAAGGTTGTGCCGTACCCGTACCCGCTGCCGAACACCGGGATGTGCCAGAGCTGGCCGTGGCAGTGCCCGCCTCAGCAGCAGTGCCAGTGCTGCGAGAAGCCGCAGCCTCCCCCGCCGCCACCGTGCAGCTGTTCGAGCCACGCTAGCTGTGGCTGCGGCCAGACACCGCCGGTCTGGCCTGTCTGGCCACCGCAGCCGCCGGTCTGGCCGCCCCCGTGGGCCGGCAGCAATGTCGTCGCCGATGAGAACTCGTGCTCTGTCATGTGA